Proteins encoded within one genomic window of Anopheles gambiae chromosome 3, idAnoGambNW_F1_1, whole genome shotgun sequence:
- the LOC1271153 gene encoding pro-resilin, translating into MKIYVAVITIALIALAATEPPAPRNGFTSSSSNYLPPNQSFNGNNGYNYNSNDNGYNYPSSSNGENYPATSQQYGPPLGNDGNGGYNYEDANVQPAKYSFEYNVQDFTSGNDFGHMESRDGDRTVGRYFVLLPDGRKQVVNYEADQNGYRPTITYEDIGTGNGANSNNGAYEGNGQFNGYQ; encoded by the exons ATGAAG ATTTACGTTGCTGTTATTACAATCGCTTTGATTGCTCTTGCCGCTACCGAACCACCAGCTCCACGTAACGGTTTCACTTCTTCATCGAGCAACTATCTACCTCCCAACCAATCATTCAATGGGAATAATGGTTACAACTATAACTCAAACGACAATGGTTACAACTACCCCTCCTCGTCAAATGGGGAAAATTACCCAGCAACATCGCAGCAGTACGGACCGCCCTTGGGAAATGACGGGAACGGCGGATACAACTACGAAGATGCTAACGTACAACCTGCCAAATACTCATTCGAGTACAACGTACAAGACTTCACCTCCGGCAACGACTTTGGACACATGGAATCCCGTGATGGTGACCGAACCGTTGGACGCTACTTTGTTCTTCTTCCCGACGGTCGCAAGCAA GTTGTAAACTATGAAGCCGACCAAAATGGATACCGGCCAACAATCACGTATGAAGATATCGGTACTGGAAACGGAGCTAATTCAAATAACGGAGCATATGAAGGGAATGGACAGTTCAACGGCTATCAGTAA